A window of Juglans regia cultivar Chandler chromosome 7, Walnut 2.0, whole genome shotgun sequence contains these coding sequences:
- the LOC108995328 gene encoding protein DA1-related 1-like isoform X1, with translation MYRIIDRVFDGTVLSVQPFRFGRCFSIIFEILGIEELLEKFASVVIGIVYSLILSAFTRRILVHKGKIIFGVMDLLAMVLEGSEAELNEQQAIDYAIALSLSEQDRKGKKSIDKQLARAQTKEDEHFAKAQLEDDEQLAKALQESMYMESPPRCETGNIFQPYPFNFPSEYRICARCNTEIGRGEFLTCMGAEWHPECFRCHACNRPITDGEFSISDNRSYHKLCFKKQRHPKCEVCKSFIPANSEGVIPYREHRFWKNKYCPSHEHDGTPRCCSCERMEPRDTRYLLLDDGRKLCLECLDSAIMDTHECQPLYLEIQEFYEGLNMKVEQQVPMLLVERQALNEAMEGEKNGHHHLSEIRGLCLSEVQTVPTISRRPRIGADHQFIDMRTEPCRLIRRCEVTAILVLYGLPRLLTGVILAHEMMHAWLKLKGYRNLSPEVEEGICQVLAFMWLESELYTASGIDFVSSTSSSSPFTSSKKGKRSDFEKRCGEFFKHHIELDASPAYGDGFRTGRQAVDKYGLKNTLDHIRLTGSFP, from the exons ATGTACAGAATCATAGATAGGGTGTTCGATGGTACTGTGCTAAGTGTTCAGCCTTTTCGTTTTGGTCGTTGTTTCAGTATCATTTTCGAGATTTTAGGAATTGAAGAATTGTTGGAAAAATTTGCATCTGTGGTG ATTGGGATAGTATATTCTTTGATTCTATCTGCTTTTACGCGAAGAATTCTAGTCCATAAG ggaaaaataatatttggcgtTATGGACTTGCTGGCCATGGTTCTTGAAGGTTCAGAG GCTGAATTGAACGAGCAACAAGCTATTGATTATGCTATTGCACTTTCCCTTTCAGAACAGGACCGGAAAGGGAAAAAATCAATTG aCAAGCAGCTTGCTAGAGCTCAAACCAAGGAAGATGAACATTTCGCTAAAGCTCAATTGGAAGATGATGAGCAGCTTGCCAAAGCTCTTCAAGAAAGCATGTACATGGAGTCTCCTCCTCGATGTGAAACTGGAAATATATTTCAGCCTTATCCATTCAACTTTCCATCTGAATACAG GATCTGTGCTCGCTGCAACACTGAGATTGGCCGTGGAGAATTTTTGACCTGTATGGGTGCGGAGTGGCATCCAGAATGTTTTCGTTGTCATGCTTGCAACCGTCCTATTACTGATGGCGAG TTCTCTATATCTGACAATCGCTCTTATCACAAATTGTGCTTTAAGAAGCAACGTCACCCAAAATGTGAAGTTTGCAAGAGTTTT ATCCCAGCAAATTCAGAAGGTGTTATTCCGTATAGGGAGCATCGTTTCTGGAAGAACAAGTACTGCCCCTCACATGAACACGATGGTACTCCTCGGTGTTGTAGCTGTGAAAGAATGGAG CCGAGGGACACAAGATATTTGTTGCTTGATGATGGTCGGAAGCTATGTCTAGAGTGTCTAGACTCAGCCATTATGGATACTCATGAATGTCAACCACTTTACCTTGAAATACAGGAATTTTACGAAGGCTTAAATATGAAAGTGGAGCAGCAAGTTCCAATGCTTTTGGTTGAGCGGCAAGCACTAAATGAGGCAATGGAGGGAGAAAAGAAT GGTCATCATCACTTGTCTGAGATCAGAGGACTTTGTTTGTCAGAAGTACAGACTGTCCCTACT ATCTCAAGGAGGCCAAGGATTGGGGCAGACCACCAGTTCATAGACATGAGAACTGAGCCTTGTAGGCTGATCCGAAGATGTGAAGTGACGGCAATTCTCGTTTTATATGGCCTTCCTAG GTTATTGACTGGGGTAATCCTGGCACACGagatgatgcatgcatggctgaaGCTTAAAG GTTACCGCAATCTGAGTCCAGAGGTTGAAGAAGGTATCTGTCAGGTCTTAGCTTTTATGTGGTTGGAGTCTGAGCTGTATACAGCATCTGGAATTGATTTTGTATCATCAACATCATCCTCATCCCCTTTTACATCATCAAAAAAGGGTAAACGATCTGACTTTGAGAAGAGATGTGGTGAATTTTTTAAACACCATATTGAGTTAGATGCATCCCCAGCTTATGGAGATGGATTCAGGACAGGTAGGCAGGCGGTCGACAAATACGGCCTGAAGAACACTCTTGACCACATTCGACTGACAGGAAGCTTTCCTTAA
- the LOC108995328 gene encoding protein DA1-related 1-like isoform X2, giving the protein MGHGFGGKIIFGVMDLLAMVLEGSEAELNEQQAIDYAIALSLSEQDRKGKKSIDKQLARAQTKEDEHFAKAQLEDDEQLAKALQESMYMESPPRCETGNIFQPYPFNFPSEYRICARCNTEIGRGEFLTCMGAEWHPECFRCHACNRPITDGEFSISDNRSYHKLCFKKQRHPKCEVCKSFIPANSEGVIPYREHRFWKNKYCPSHEHDGTPRCCSCERMEPRDTRYLLLDDGRKLCLECLDSAIMDTHECQPLYLEIQEFYEGLNMKVEQQVPMLLVERQALNEAMEGEKNGHHHLSEIRGLCLSEVQTVPTISRRPRIGADHQFIDMRTEPCRLIRRCEVTAILVLYGLPRRIYTYRLLTGVILAHEMMHAWLKLKGYRNLSPEVEEGICQVLAFMWLESELYTASGIDFVSSTSSSSPFTSSKKGKRSDFEKRCGEFFKHHIELDASPAYGDGFRTGRQAVDKYGLKNTLDHIRLTGSFP; this is encoded by the exons ATGGGACATGGCTTTGGT ggaaaaataatatttggcgtTATGGACTTGCTGGCCATGGTTCTTGAAGGTTCAGAG GCTGAATTGAACGAGCAACAAGCTATTGATTATGCTATTGCACTTTCCCTTTCAGAACAGGACCGGAAAGGGAAAAAATCAATTG aCAAGCAGCTTGCTAGAGCTCAAACCAAGGAAGATGAACATTTCGCTAAAGCTCAATTGGAAGATGATGAGCAGCTTGCCAAAGCTCTTCAAGAAAGCATGTACATGGAGTCTCCTCCTCGATGTGAAACTGGAAATATATTTCAGCCTTATCCATTCAACTTTCCATCTGAATACAG GATCTGTGCTCGCTGCAACACTGAGATTGGCCGTGGAGAATTTTTGACCTGTATGGGTGCGGAGTGGCATCCAGAATGTTTTCGTTGTCATGCTTGCAACCGTCCTATTACTGATGGCGAG TTCTCTATATCTGACAATCGCTCTTATCACAAATTGTGCTTTAAGAAGCAACGTCACCCAAAATGTGAAGTTTGCAAGAGTTTT ATCCCAGCAAATTCAGAAGGTGTTATTCCGTATAGGGAGCATCGTTTCTGGAAGAACAAGTACTGCCCCTCACATGAACACGATGGTACTCCTCGGTGTTGTAGCTGTGAAAGAATGGAG CCGAGGGACACAAGATATTTGTTGCTTGATGATGGTCGGAAGCTATGTCTAGAGTGTCTAGACTCAGCCATTATGGATACTCATGAATGTCAACCACTTTACCTTGAAATACAGGAATTTTACGAAGGCTTAAATATGAAAGTGGAGCAGCAAGTTCCAATGCTTTTGGTTGAGCGGCAAGCACTAAATGAGGCAATGGAGGGAGAAAAGAAT GGTCATCATCACTTGTCTGAGATCAGAGGACTTTGTTTGTCAGAAGTACAGACTGTCCCTACT ATCTCAAGGAGGCCAAGGATTGGGGCAGACCACCAGTTCATAGACATGAGAACTGAGCCTTGTAGGCTGATCCGAAGATGTGAAGTGACGGCAATTCTCGTTTTATATGGCCTTCCTAG ACGTATATACACATACAGGTTATTGACTGGGGTAATCCTGGCACACGagatgatgcatgcatggctgaaGCTTAAAG GTTACCGCAATCTGAGTCCAGAGGTTGAAGAAGGTATCTGTCAGGTCTTAGCTTTTATGTGGTTGGAGTCTGAGCTGTATACAGCATCTGGAATTGATTTTGTATCATCAACATCATCCTCATCCCCTTTTACATCATCAAAAAAGGGTAAACGATCTGACTTTGAGAAGAGATGTGGTGAATTTTTTAAACACCATATTGAGTTAGATGCATCCCCAGCTTATGGAGATGGATTCAGGACAGGTAGGCAGGCGGTCGACAAATACGGCCTGAAGAACACTCTTGACCACATTCGACTGACAGGAAGCTTTCCTTAA
- the LOC108995328 gene encoding protein DA1-related 1-like isoform X3 — protein sequence MDLLAMVLEGSEAELNEQQAIDYAIALSLSEQDRKGKKSIDKQLARAQTKEDEHFAKAQLEDDEQLAKALQESMYMESPPRCETGNIFQPYPFNFPSEYRICARCNTEIGRGEFLTCMGAEWHPECFRCHACNRPITDGEFSISDNRSYHKLCFKKQRHPKCEVCKSFIPANSEGVIPYREHRFWKNKYCPSHEHDGTPRCCSCERMEPRDTRYLLLDDGRKLCLECLDSAIMDTHECQPLYLEIQEFYEGLNMKVEQQVPMLLVERQALNEAMEGEKNGHHHLSEIRGLCLSEVQTVPTISRRPRIGADHQFIDMRTEPCRLIRRCEVTAILVLYGLPRRIYTYRLLTGVILAHEMMHAWLKLKGYRNLSPEVEEGICQVLAFMWLESELYTASGIDFVSSTSSSSPFTSSKKGKRSDFEKRCGEFFKHHIELDASPAYGDGFRTGRQAVDKYGLKNTLDHIRLTGSFP from the exons ATGGACTTGCTGGCCATGGTTCTTGAAGGTTCAGAG GCTGAATTGAACGAGCAACAAGCTATTGATTATGCTATTGCACTTTCCCTTTCAGAACAGGACCGGAAAGGGAAAAAATCAATTG aCAAGCAGCTTGCTAGAGCTCAAACCAAGGAAGATGAACATTTCGCTAAAGCTCAATTGGAAGATGATGAGCAGCTTGCCAAAGCTCTTCAAGAAAGCATGTACATGGAGTCTCCTCCTCGATGTGAAACTGGAAATATATTTCAGCCTTATCCATTCAACTTTCCATCTGAATACAG GATCTGTGCTCGCTGCAACACTGAGATTGGCCGTGGAGAATTTTTGACCTGTATGGGTGCGGAGTGGCATCCAGAATGTTTTCGTTGTCATGCTTGCAACCGTCCTATTACTGATGGCGAG TTCTCTATATCTGACAATCGCTCTTATCACAAATTGTGCTTTAAGAAGCAACGTCACCCAAAATGTGAAGTTTGCAAGAGTTTT ATCCCAGCAAATTCAGAAGGTGTTATTCCGTATAGGGAGCATCGTTTCTGGAAGAACAAGTACTGCCCCTCACATGAACACGATGGTACTCCTCGGTGTTGTAGCTGTGAAAGAATGGAG CCGAGGGACACAAGATATTTGTTGCTTGATGATGGTCGGAAGCTATGTCTAGAGTGTCTAGACTCAGCCATTATGGATACTCATGAATGTCAACCACTTTACCTTGAAATACAGGAATTTTACGAAGGCTTAAATATGAAAGTGGAGCAGCAAGTTCCAATGCTTTTGGTTGAGCGGCAAGCACTAAATGAGGCAATGGAGGGAGAAAAGAAT GGTCATCATCACTTGTCTGAGATCAGAGGACTTTGTTTGTCAGAAGTACAGACTGTCCCTACT ATCTCAAGGAGGCCAAGGATTGGGGCAGACCACCAGTTCATAGACATGAGAACTGAGCCTTGTAGGCTGATCCGAAGATGTGAAGTGACGGCAATTCTCGTTTTATATGGCCTTCCTAG ACGTATATACACATACAGGTTATTGACTGGGGTAATCCTGGCACACGagatgatgcatgcatggctgaaGCTTAAAG GTTACCGCAATCTGAGTCCAGAGGTTGAAGAAGGTATCTGTCAGGTCTTAGCTTTTATGTGGTTGGAGTCTGAGCTGTATACAGCATCTGGAATTGATTTTGTATCATCAACATCATCCTCATCCCCTTTTACATCATCAAAAAAGGGTAAACGATCTGACTTTGAGAAGAGATGTGGTGAATTTTTTAAACACCATATTGAGTTAGATGCATCCCCAGCTTATGGAGATGGATTCAGGACAGGTAGGCAGGCGGTCGACAAATACGGCCTGAAGAACACTCTTGACCACATTCGACTGACAGGAAGCTTTCCTTAA
- the LOC108995326 gene encoding pentatricopeptide repeat-containing protein At5g66631 translates to MGLHSMAMHFKFKLLFRGINRLNSLTQQTRCYARDPFPNKVSHYLFRAKLIDKIRLGLRSSTPSSLAPLLNHRLIDSFVVTHALRSAPSADAALSLVDTLQSIPHFSHTQNTVHALGTVLAKSHRTAELKSLIDAVNAGRFRNVRVTFMNLMQWYAATGDLDMVLRVWDEYRLSSERVCTESCNIVMRLYAQTGKDDSEAVQVFYRMINEGAIPNSRTYKVMIEHLVNSGKLESAVEIFKILPLMRIRRTSNQYFVLMEGLIGVERFDEVKDLLKEMMVDGILPGRAMRLSLKRMQEAGFVQETDEFLVEMLPDERIRSIGCSDVHSDDDDHYDDDDVDDEDEDASRGSGGDYVDRVQLKPWLDPRALASALHHWSSEEVLALEDARLVWTTRLFCKILRNLKSPETAWDFFCWVAYQPGFTHDVYTVQRMLALLARHGHVELVDKLLSKIRREGMRLSFSTMRLIIDFYGISKRADAALKVFRDDRTLCGPISIFNLMLLYSSLLRTLTKCGRNSDAMDVLEEMVLCGICPDIQTYSGLMHHFALNGDIKTVQKLFAMVRQSGVKPDGYMFKVLIQAYCKSERAALAWRVFEDMRNLNLMPDPVTKELLVKSLWKEGKRREAAAVEENCGQTKVLQLTLRGHIWTVSSADLARVYDIYSTCFTSTAG, encoded by the coding sequence ATGGGTCTTCACTCAATGGCAATGCATTTCAAATTCAAGCTCCTCTTTCGTGGGATAAACCGTCTCAACAGCCTAACCCAGCAAACTCGTTGCTATGCCCGCGACCCATTTCCCAATAAAGTCTCCCACTACCTGTTCCGTGCCAAACTCATTGATAAGATTCGACTAGGCCTCCGCTCCAGCACTCCCAGCTCGCTTGCGCCTCTCCTAAATCATCGCCTTATCGACTCATTCGTTGTCACTCATGCGCTCCGGTCTGCGCCTTCTGCAGACGCTGCCCTGTCCCTGGTGGACACCCTTCAATCAATTCCCCATTTCTCGCATACCCAGAACACCGTCCATGCGCTGGGCACAGTCCTGGCCAAGTCCCACCGGACTGCGGAGCTCAAATCCCTTATTGATGCTGTCAATGCTGGCAGGTTTCGCAATGTCCGTGTCACTTTTATGAACCTTATGCAGTGGTATGCTGCGACTGGAGACCTTGACATGGTACTCCGTGTTTGGGACGAATATAGGTTGTCAAGCGAGCGTGTATGCACCGAGTCTTGTAACATTGTCATGCGCCTTTATGCTCAAACGGGTAAGGACGACTCTGAGGCCGTGCAGGTTTTCTATAGGATGATAAATGAAGGGGCAATTCCAAATTCTAGGACTTACAAGGTAATGATTGAGCACCTTGTGAACTCCGGAAAGTTAGAGTCCGCAGTGGAGATTTTTAAAATACTGCCCTTGATGAGAATTAGACGCACttcaaatcaatattttgttttgatggaAGGACTTATTGGTGTTGAGCGGTTTGACGAGGTCAAGGATTTGCTCAAGGAAATGATGGTTGATGGAATATTGCCGGGAAGAGCCATGCGTTTGTCATTGAAACGTATGCAGGAGGCAGGATTTGTCCAAGAGACAGATGAATTTCTTGTAGAAATGTTGCCGGATGAGAGAATCAGAAGCATAGGATGTAGTGATGTccatagtgatgatgatgatcattatgatgatgatgatgtggatgatgaggatgaggatgcTTCTCGTGGTAGTGGAGGTGACTATGTTGATAGGGTTCAGTTAAAACCGTGGTTAGACCCAAGGGCCTTGGCAAGTGCCTTACATCATTGGAGCTCTGAAGAGGTATTAGCTCTAGAGGATGCGAGACTGGTGTGGACAACTCGGTTGTTTTGCAAGATTCTTAGGAATTTGAAGTCTCCAGAAACGGCATGGGATTTTTTCTGTTGGGTTGCTTATCAGCCAGGATTTACGCATGATGTTTACACGGTACAAAGGATGCTGGCACTTTTAGCACGCCACGGGCATGTTGAATTGGTTGATAAACTCCTATCCAAAATAAGAAGGGAGGGAATGAGATTGTCCTTCAGCACCATGAGGTTGATCATTGACTTTTATGGCATCTCGAAGAGAGCTGATGCGGCTTTAAAGGTCTTTCGTGATGATAGAACTCTCTGTGGTCCcatatcaattttcaatttgatgCTTCTGTATTCATCCCTATTACGAACATTGACCAAGTGCGGGAGGAATTCTGATGCCATGGATGTACTTGAAGAGATGGTTTTGTGTGGGATTTGTCCGGATATTCAGACATATTCTGGATTAATGCATCACTTTGCATTGAATGGGGACATCAAAACAGTGCAGAAACTCTTTGCAATGGTTAGGCAAAGTGGTGTGAAGCCTGATGGTTATATGTTTAAAGTACTGATCCAAGCTTATTGCAAATCTGAGAGAGCTGCTCTTGCATGGAGAGTTTTTGAAGACATGAGGAATTTAAATTTGATGCCTGATCCTGTCACCAAAGAGCTGCTAGTAAAGAGTCTCTGGAAGGAAGGCAAGCGGAGAGAGGCTGCTGCTGTCGAAGAAAATTGTGGGCAAACAAAAGTTCTTCAACTAACATTGCGTGGTCACATATGGACAGTGAGCTCTGCAGATCTTGCAAGGGTTTATGATATTTATTCAACATGCTTTACATCCACAGCTGGCTAG